Proteins co-encoded in one Eschrichtius robustus isolate mEscRob2 chromosome 8, mEscRob2.pri, whole genome shotgun sequence genomic window:
- the HNRNPA2B1 gene encoding heterogeneous nuclear ribonucleoproteins A2/B1 encodes MEKTLETVPLERKKREKEQFRKLFIGGLSFETTEESLRNYYEQWGKLTDCVVMRDPASKRSRGFGFVTFSSMAEVDAAMAARPHSIDGRVVEPKRAVAREESGKPGAHVTVKKLFVGGIKEDTEEHHLRDYFEEYGKIDTIEIITDRQSGKKRGFGFVTFDDHDPVDKIVLQKYHTINGHNAEVRKALSRQEMQEVQSSRSGRGGNFGFGDSRGGGGNFGPGPGSNFRGGSDGYGSGRGFGDGYNGYGGGPGGGNFGGSPGYGGGRGGYGGGGPGYGNQGGGYGGGYDNYGGGNYGSGNYNDFGNYNQQPSNYGPMKSGNFGGSRNMGGPYGGGNYGPGGSGGSGGYGGRSRY; translated from the exons ATGGAG aAAACTTTAGAAACTGTTCCTTTGGAGAGGAAAAAG aGAGAAAAGGAACAATTCCGTAAACTCTTTATTGGTGGCTTGAGCTTTGAAACTACAGAAGAAAGTTTGAGGAACTACTATGAGCAATGGGGAAAACTTACAGATTGTGTG GTAATGAGGGATCCTGCAAGCAAAAGATCAAGAGGATTTGGTTTTGTAACTTTTTCATCCATGGCTGAGGTTGATGCTGCCATGGCTGCAAGACCTCATTCAATTGATGGGAGAGTGGTTGAGCCAAAACGTGCTGTTGCAAGAGAG gaaTCTGGAAAGCCAGGGGCTCATGTAACTGTGAAGAAGCTGTTTGTAGGTGGAATTAAAGAAGATACTGAGGAACATCATCTTAGAGATTACTTTGAGGAATATGGAAAAATTGATACCATTGAGATAATTACCGATAGGCAGTCTGGAAAGAAAAGAGGCTTTGGGTTTGTTACTTTTGATGACCATGATCCTGTGGATAAGATTGTGT TGCAGAAATACCATACTATCAATGGTCATAATGCAGAAGTAAGGAAGGCTTTATCTAGACAAGAAATGCAGGAAGTCCAAAGTTCTAGAAGTGGAAGAGGAG GCAACTTTGGTTTTGGAGATTCTCGTGGAGGTGGTGGAAATTTTGGACCAGGACCAGGAAGTAACTTCAGAGGAGGATCTG ATGGATATGGAAGTGGTCGTGGATTTGGGGATGGCTATAATGGGTATGGAGGAGGACCTGGAG GTGGCAATTTTGGAGGTAGCCCTGGttatggaggaggaagaggaggatatGGTGGTGGAGGACCTGGATATGGCAACCAGGGTGGGGGCTACGGAGGTGGTTATGACAACTATGGAGGAG GAAATTATGGAAGTGGAAATTATAATGATTTTGGAAATTATAACCAGCAACCTTCTAACTACGGTCCAATGAAGAGTGGAAACTTTGGTGGTAGCAGAAACATGGGGGGACCATATGGTGGAG GAAACTATGGTCCAGGAGGCAGTGGAGGAAGTGGGGGTTATGGAGGGAGAAGCAGATATTGA